One segment of Chloroflexota bacterium DNA contains the following:
- a CDS encoding CoA-binding protein, whose product MDRMASLDTAFNPASVAIAGVGPITAGKWYLESLLSSGFKGKIYPIHPNGGEMSGLKIYPGIKDIPDAVEYVTSCIPARFVPQLIKDCSEKGVKVVSLFTSGFSETGSEEGRRLEAEIVRLAQASRIRLIGPNCMGVYSPTAGLSFVTDFPKESGKVALVCQSGGNAIYFVRLAAERGIRFSKVISYGNACDVNESDLFEYLAQDAGTELVAAYIEGVKDGERFRQVLNRLSARKPVVILKGGSTTFGARTAASHTGSLSGSDQVWTTLLQQAGAIRVHTLEELVDIVVTLRFLSLPRGRRVAMVGGGGGASVMATDACAANGFTLPVIPKAVSDEMRGFLNSEAGLILTNPIELNLFPEATYNIARQFLAHEGFDLMLANCVFGQHPWGFFDVWFGLFCDTVLKVHAEIDKPIAVVLESDLTNQEQHLTAMRQRYCEAGLPVYYSMSNACRAIDQILRYREKRPTDGG is encoded by the coding sequence ATGGACCGAATGGCATCTTTGGATACTGCTTTCAACCCGGCTTCGGTGGCTATAGCCGGTGTTGGCCCCATCACAGCCGGAAAATGGTATCTTGAGAGCTTGCTCAGCTCCGGTTTCAAGGGCAAGATCTACCCCATCCATCCCAACGGCGGGGAGATGTCGGGGCTAAAAATCTATCCTGGCATCAAAGACATCCCTGATGCGGTGGAATATGTCACCTCATGCATACCTGCCCGGTTTGTGCCCCAATTGATTAAGGATTGTTCAGAGAAAGGCGTAAAGGTGGTCTCGCTCTTCACCTCTGGCTTCTCTGAAACCGGGTCGGAGGAAGGGCGGCGGTTGGAGGCGGAGATAGTCCGTCTGGCCCAAGCCAGCCGGATACGGCTCATCGGCCCCAACTGCATGGGGGTGTATAGTCCCACAGCCGGGCTTTCGTTCGTCACCGACTTTCCAAAAGAGAGTGGGAAGGTAGCTCTTGTCTGCCAGAGTGGCGGCAATGCCATCTACTTTGTGCGGCTGGCCGCCGAAAGAGGTATCCGCTTCAGCAAAGTCATTTCCTATGGAAATGCCTGTGATGTCAATGAAAGTGACCTGTTTGAATACTTGGCCCAGGACGCCGGGACAGAGCTGGTGGCAGCCTATATAGAAGGAGTCAAAGACGGAGAACGATTCCGCCAGGTGCTGAACAGGCTGTCGGCCAGGAAGCCTGTGGTAATACTCAAAGGCGGCTCCACCACTTTTGGTGCGCGTACGGCAGCCTCACACACCGGCTCTCTATCTGGTTCCGATCAGGTGTGGACTACCCTGTTGCAGCAGGCTGGGGCTATCCGGGTTCACACCCTGGAGGAACTGGTTGACATTGTGGTCACCCTTCGTTTCCTGTCACTTCCCCGGGGAAGAAGGGTGGCTATGGTCGGCGGGGGTGGTGGTGCCAGCGTTATGGCCACCGATGCTTGCGCTGCTAACGGCTTCACCCTTCCAGTAATACCTAAAGCAGTGTCAGATGAGATGAGGGGGTTCCTCAACAGCGAGGCAGGGCTGATCCTGACCAACCCCATCGAACTGAATTTGTTTCCAGAAGCCACCTATAATATAGCCAGGCAATTTCTGGCACATGAAGGCTTCGACCTGATGCTAGCTAACTGTGTTTTCGGCCAGCATCCCTGGGGTTTCTTTGATGTGTGGTTCGGTTTATTCTGCGATACCGTTCTGAAAGTACACGCAGAGATAGATAAGCCCATTGCAGTAGTGCTTGAGTCCGACCTTACCAATCAGGAACAACACCTCACCGCCATGAGGCAAAGATACTGTGAAGCAGGCTTGCCGGTCTACTACTCTATGTCAAACGCCTGCCGGGCAATTGACCAGATCTTGCGCTACCGCGAAAAACGTCCCACCGACGGTGGCTAG